A region from the Lolium perenne isolate Kyuss_39 chromosome 4, Kyuss_2.0, whole genome shotgun sequence genome encodes:
- the LOC139838816 gene encoding uncharacterized mitochondrial protein AtMg00810-like, with translation MDVKTAFLNGELGEEVYVAKPQGFTDSGGSAPRAWNKKLDGVLSSLGFERAPSEHAVYTRQHGGKRLLLGVYVDDLIITGSCDMEITRFKEEMSSRFSMSDLGLPKLYLGIEVDQTPGVITLKQSTFAKKLLEKSGMAGCNPAHVPIEPRLKLSTVSPNLPVDITMYRSIVGSLRYLVHTRPDISFAVVFVSRFMEAPTTEHLSAVKQILRYIAGTLNFGCTYNACKDDAEPLIGFSDADHAGDVDDRKSTTGSLFFYGRCPISWQSQKQKSTALSSCQAEYMAASTTSCQQYSFARIPFSITVEFITADQLADIFTKGLGRVKFQELRERIGVIDIK, from the exons ATGGACGTGAAAACTGCTTTCCTGAACGGTGAGCTTGGGGAGGAGGTCTACGTCGCAAAACCTCAGGGCTTCACTGACTCCGGCGGATCAG CACCTCGAGCTTGGAACAAAAAGCTGGATGGTGTGCTGTCGTCCCTCGGTTTCGAGCGGGCACCGTCGGAGCATGCAGTGTACACTCGCCAGCACGGCGGGAAGAGACTTCTGCTGGGCGTATACGTTGATGATCTCATCATCACTGGCTCGTGCGACATGGAGATTACAAGGTTCAAGGAAGAGATGAGCTCAAGGTTCTCCATGAGTGACCTGGGTCTGCCCAAACTGTACCTGGGGATCGAGGTTGATCAGACACCAGGAGTGATCACACTCAAGCAATCGACGTTCGCCAAGAAACTCCTGGAGAAATCTGGCATGGCTGGTTGCAATCCTGCACATGTCCCAATAGAACCACGCCTCAAGCTGTCCACGGTGAGTCCCAATCTACCTGTGGACATAACCATGTATCGGAGCATCGTCGGCTCGCTCCGGTACTTGGTGCACACAAGACCCGACATCTCCTTCGCAGTCGTATTTGTGAGTCGATTCATGGAGGCTCCAACGACTGAACATTTGAGTGCTGTGAAGCAAATTCTGAGGTACATAGCTGGAACTCTGAATTTTGGCTGCACCTATAATGCATGCAAGGATGATGCAGAACCACTGATCGGATTCAGTGACGCTGATCACGCCGGTGATGTGGATGATCGGAAGAGCACGACAGGGTCACTGTTCTTCTACGGACGCTGTCCGATCTCTTGGCAGTCACAGAAGCAGAAATCAACCGCTCTGTCCTCGtgtcaagcagagtacatggccgcGTCGACTACGTCATGTCAG CAATACAGCTTTGCAAGAATCCCGTTTTCCATCACTGTCGAGTTCATCACCGCCGACCAACTCGCGGACATCTTCACCAAAGGACTTGGTCGAGTCAAGTTCCAGGAGCTTCGTGAGCGGATCGGCGTCATCGACATCAAGTGA
- the LOC127346529 gene encoding uncharacterized protein, with protein MVTFCKFGLLDHVDGSLDAKIMEIDYSWTQIDQCTVSWLYTTVSPDVLNAVMQPSNSAASLWNAINELFLDNRLQRAVYAKQEFHNLVQGEMTITAFCTRIKCLADTLRDVGSPVDDRDMLINLIRGLNESFGHCIAALTFRPEGLTFAKARSSLLLEERRLLHSTRQGQQAALLAAGQSLTASPPAAAPSTNNSGGYRGRWKKKKVKQATNGGPIVINGGPRPAAPPGFPTYPQLAGMFQAWLTHGRQPGYGPSVSNPGAGILGARPGPAPASAVPNHAGFSVFHPAEYHPAPPSPASYQGWDPAPLQQALQAMTLQPGGGGYHLPAPSISNSGSEWFLDTGATSHMASDPGPSNSGGYSPM; from the exons ATGGTCACCTTCTGCAAGTTCGGCCTTCTCGACCATGTTGACGGCTCCCTCGACGCCAAGATCATGGAGATCGACTACTCCTGGACGCAGATCGATCAGTGCACCGTCTCGTGGCTCTACACCACCGTCTCCCCCGACGTCCTCAACGCCGTCATGCAGCCCTCCAACTCCGCCGCGTCGCTGTGGAACGCCATCAACGAGCTCTTCCTCGACAACCGTCTCCAGCGCGCGGTCTACGCCAAACAAGAGTTCCACAACCTCGTCCAAGGTGAGATGACCATCACTGCGTTTTGCACCAGGATCAAGTGCCTTGCTGACACGCTGCGCGACGTCGGGTCTCCCGTCGACGACCGCGACATGCTGATCAACTTGATCCGCGGCCTCAACGAGAGCTTCGGCCACTGCATCGCCGCCCTGACCTTCCGCCCGGAAGGGCTCACCTTCGCCAAGGCACGCTCCTCCCTACTGCTCGAGGAACGTCGTCTCCTCCACTCCACGCGCCAGGGACAGCAGGCTGCGCTTCTCGCCGCCGGCCAGTCTCTCACTGCATCGCCACCTGCCGCCGCTCCCTCCACCAACAACAGCGGCGGCTACCGTGGCcgctggaagaagaagaaggtcaaGCAGGCCACCAATGGTGGCCCGATCGTCATCAACGGCGGTCCTcgtcctgctgctcctcctgGGTTCCCGACTTACCCCCAGCTCGCCGGCATGTTCCAGGCCTGGCTCACGCACGGCCGCCAGCCCGGTTACGGCCCGAGCGTCTCCAACCCTGGCGCGGGCATCCTCGGCGCCCGCCCTGGTCCTGCTCCTGCAAGCGCCGTACCCAACCACGCTGGGTTCTCGGTCTTCCACCCCGCCGAGTACCACCCCGCGCCTCCGTCGCCGGCTTCGTACCAAGGCTGGGATCCGGCTCCCCTGCAGCAGGCGCTTCAGGCCATGACCTTGCAGCCCGGTGGCGGCGGCTACCACCTCCCTGCACCGTCCATCTCCAACAGTGGCAGCGAGTGGTTCCTCGACACGGGCGCCACGTCTCACATGGCCAGCGACCCCG GACCTTCGAACTCGGGCGGTTATTCTCCGATGTAA